A genomic region of uncultured Roseibium sp. contains the following coding sequences:
- a CDS encoding CmpA/NrtA family ABC transporter substrate-binding protein has product MTRRLALGALMAATAFVPASSAFAEMLDVEKDELTFGFIKLTDMAPLAVAYELGYFEEEGLFVTLEPQANWKVLLDRVITGELDGAHMLAGQPLAATIGFGTKAHIVTPFSMDLNGNGITVSNEIWEMMKPHIEMQDDGKPVHPIKASALKPVVDQFIDEGKPFNMGMVFPVSTHNYELRYWLASGDIHPGFYSKTDISGQIQGEALLSVTPPPQMPATLEAGTIYGYCVGEPWNQQAVFKGIGVPVITDYQIWKNNPEKVFGLTKEFTEENPNTTLAITKALIRAAKWLDENDNANRMDAVEILARSEYVGADAEVIANSMTGTFEFEKGDKRDIPDFNVFYRYYATYPYYSDAVWYLTQMRRWGQIPEHKPDSWYDEVAKSVYLPETYLKAARLLVEEGHVAEEDFPWNSDGYRAPTPAADIIDGIPYDGKQPNAYIDSLPIGLKGKQIVDGSEVVGG; this is encoded by the coding sequence ATGACCCGCCGGCTGGCGTTGGGGGCCCTGATGGCCGCAACGGCCTTTGTGCCGGCTTCGTCTGCATTCGCGGAAATGCTTGATGTCGAGAAAGACGAACTGACCTTCGGCTTCATCAAGCTCACCGACATGGCGCCGCTCGCGGTCGCCTACGAGCTCGGCTATTTCGAGGAAGAAGGCTTGTTCGTAACGCTCGAGCCGCAGGCCAACTGGAAGGTGCTTCTGGACCGGGTCATCACCGGCGAGCTGGATGGCGCGCACATGCTCGCAGGTCAGCCGCTGGCGGCAACGATCGGCTTCGGCACCAAGGCGCATATCGTGACGCCGTTCTCCATGGACCTCAACGGCAACGGCATCACCGTTTCCAACGAGATCTGGGAAATGATGAAGCCGCATATCGAAATGCAGGATGACGGCAAGCCCGTCCACCCGATCAAGGCCTCTGCCCTGAAACCGGTGGTCGATCAGTTCATCGACGAAGGCAAGCCGTTCAACATGGGCATGGTCTTCCCGGTTTCGACCCACAATTACGAATTGCGGTACTGGCTGGCGTCCGGGGACATTCATCCGGGCTTTTACTCCAAGACCGATATTTCAGGCCAGATCCAGGGTGAGGCCCTCCTTTCCGTGACGCCGCCGCCGCAGATGCCGGCAACGCTCGAAGCCGGCACGATCTACGGGTATTGCGTTGGCGAGCCTTGGAACCAGCAGGCGGTCTTCAAGGGGATCGGCGTTCCGGTCATCACGGACTACCAGATCTGGAAGAACAACCCGGAAAAGGTCTTCGGCCTGACCAAGGAGTTCACCGAAGAGAACCCGAACACCACGCTTGCCATCACCAAGGCGCTGATCCGTGCTGCCAAGTGGCTGGATGAAAACGATAACGCCAATCGCATGGACGCCGTCGAAATCCTTGCCAGGTCCGAATATGTCGGCGCCGACGCGGAAGTGATCGCGAACTCCATGACGGGAACATTTGAATTCGAGAAAGGCGACAAGCGGGATATCCCGGACTTCAATGTGTTCTACCGCTACTATGCGACCTACCCGTACTATTCCGACGCCGTCTGGTATCTGACGCAGATGCGCCGCTGGGGCCAGATCCCGGAGCACAAGCCGGACAGCTGGTATGACGAGGTCGCCAAGTCCGTCTATCTTCCGGAAACCTACCTGAAGGCGGCACGCCTGCTGGTCGAGGAAGGCCATGTCGCTGAAGAGGACTTCCCGTGGAATTCCGACGGTTACCGCGCGCCGACGCCGGCAGCCGACATCATCGACGGCATTCCCTACGACGGCAAGCAGCCGAACGCCTACATCGACAGCCTGCCGATCGGCCTGAAAGGCAAGCAGATCGTCGACGGCAGCGAAGTCGTCGGCGGCTGA
- a CDS encoding ABC transporter permease, whose translation MANADTAGSPDLARAARKEKLFTWINKTGGWLDALGFSWLVPLMKIAAGDSLKEQLGELKRVLLIPLLGIVAFLVLWGTLAPQVQTSLGAVPGPAAVWSQAINLWDDHVREREKADAFYERQDTRNAKYEAEGKTDKIKWRNYTGKPTYIDQIGTSLKTVGLGFLIATIIAVPLGIASGLSRSFNGAINPLIQIFKPVSPLAWLPIVTMIVSATYANPYDWLSKSLLISAVTVTLCSMWPTLINTALGVASVDKDLMNVGRVLQLPTWKTITKLVLPSSLPLIFTGLRLSLGVGWMVLIAAEMLAQNPGLGKFVWDEFQNGSSQSLAKIMVAVLTIGLIGFMLDRLMFALQRAFTFSANR comes from the coding sequence ATGGCCAACGCCGACACCGCCGGATCACCGGATCTTGCCCGGGCCGCCCGGAAAGAAAAACTCTTCACCTGGATCAACAAGACCGGCGGTTGGCTGGATGCGCTCGGGTTCTCGTGGCTCGTGCCTCTGATGAAAATCGCTGCGGGCGACAGCCTGAAGGAACAGCTCGGAGAACTGAAACGTGTGCTTCTGATCCCGCTCCTGGGGATCGTGGCTTTCCTGGTTCTGTGGGGCACGCTCGCGCCGCAGGTTCAGACGTCCCTCGGTGCCGTGCCCGGGCCTGCAGCCGTCTGGAGCCAGGCCATCAACCTGTGGGACGACCATGTCCGCGAGCGCGAAAAGGCTGACGCTTTCTATGAGCGTCAGGACACGCGTAACGCCAAATACGAGGCGGAAGGCAAGACGGACAAGATCAAGTGGCGGAATTACACCGGCAAGCCGACCTATATCGATCAGATCGGCACGTCGCTCAAGACCGTCGGCCTGGGCTTCCTGATTGCAACGATCATCGCGGTGCCGCTCGGAATCGCCTCCGGCCTGTCCAGATCGTTCAATGGTGCAATCAATCCACTGATCCAGATCTTCAAGCCGGTGTCGCCGCTCGCCTGGCTGCCGATCGTCACGATGATCGTGTCGGCCACCTATGCCAATCCCTATGACTGGCTGTCCAAGTCGCTGCTGATTTCGGCCGTGACCGTGACCCTGTGCTCCATGTGGCCGACCCTGATCAACACCGCGCTGGGCGTTGCCTCGGTGGACAAGGATTTGATGAATGTCGGACGCGTTCTGCAGCTGCCGACATGGAAAACCATCACCAAGCTCGTTCTGCCATCGTCCCTGCCATTGATCTTCACGGGTCTGCGCCTGTCCCTGGGTGTGGGCTGGATGGTTCTCATCGCCGCGGAAATGCTCGCGCAGAACCCCGGTCTCGGCAAGTTCGTGTGGGACGAATTCCAGAACGGGTCGTCGCAGTCGCTCGCCAAGATCATGGTCGCGGTCCTGACGATCGGCCTGATCGGTTTCATGCTCGACCGTCTGATGTTCGCCCTGCAGCGCGCATTCACGTTCAGCGCCAACCGCTAA
- a CDS encoding alpha-D-glucose phosphate-specific phosphoglucomutase — translation MDIKVVATKPIDGQKPGTSGLRKKTRVFMEPHYLENFVQSVFEAIGGAAGKTFVVGGDGRYFNAEAIQTILRMAAANGAERVIAGRGGLLSTPAASHLIRKNSTDGGLILSASHNPGGIDEDFGLKFNIPNGGPAPEGVTEAIYEATKTISQYVTVETPDADLDRLGNQKIGGMILTIVDPVTDYEALMRELFDFDAIRALIASGFRVRFDAMHAITGPYAKAILEGSLGAPAGSAINAEPSVDFGGGHPDPNPAWAKELMAELMSNDGPDFGAASDGDGDRNMILGRNFYVSPSDSLAVLTANAHLAPGYANGISGVARSMPTSGAADRVAEDLGIECFETPTGWKFFGNLLDAGRATICGEESFGTGSNHVREKDGLWAVLLWLNILAARKCSVADLVQDHWNKYGRNYYSRHDFEALPNADASALMDRVTSQLTSLTGQSVAGLTVEAADSFAYEDPIDGSKSSNQGLRIRFTNGARAVFRLSGTGTEGATLRLYVEQLETDPGKLGQDVQTALAPVIAAAHEIAGIGQLNRSGPDVIT, via the coding sequence ATGGACATCAAAGTGGTTGCAACGAAACCGATCGACGGACAGAAGCCCGGAACATCCGGTTTGCGCAAGAAGACACGGGTCTTCATGGAGCCGCACTACCTCGAAAATTTTGTTCAGTCCGTGTTCGAGGCGATCGGCGGGGCAGCGGGCAAGACGTTCGTGGTTGGCGGCGACGGCCGTTATTTCAATGCCGAAGCGATCCAGACAATCCTGCGCATGGCAGCCGCGAACGGTGCGGAAAGGGTCATTGCCGGGCGGGGCGGGCTTCTGTCGACACCGGCTGCGTCTCACCTCATTCGCAAGAATTCGACGGATGGCGGCCTGATCCTGTCCGCGAGCCACAATCCCGGCGGCATAGACGAGGATTTCGGCCTCAAGTTCAATATCCCGAACGGCGGCCCCGCCCCCGAGGGGGTGACGGAAGCCATCTATGAGGCGACGAAGACGATCTCCCAATATGTCACGGTCGAGACGCCGGATGCGGATCTCGATCGTCTTGGAAACCAGAAGATCGGCGGCATGATCCTCACGATCGTCGATCCGGTGACGGACTACGAAGCCCTCATGAGGGAACTGTTCGATTTCGATGCAATCCGCGCGCTCATCGCGTCCGGGTTCCGTGTCCGCTTCGATGCGATGCATGCGATTACCGGGCCCTACGCCAAGGCGATCCTTGAAGGCTCCCTGGGTGCGCCGGCAGGAAGCGCGATCAATGCCGAGCCATCCGTCGATTTCGGCGGCGGGCACCCGGACCCGAACCCGGCCTGGGCAAAGGAACTGATGGCCGAACTGATGAGCAATGACGGGCCCGATTTCGGGGCGGCTTCGGACGGTGACGGCGACAGGAACATGATCCTCGGCCGTAACTTCTACGTCTCGCCCTCCGACAGTCTTGCCGTCCTGACGGCGAACGCGCATCTGGCGCCCGGATATGCGAACGGCATTTCAGGTGTTGCCCGTTCCATGCCGACCAGCGGTGCAGCGGACCGGGTGGCGGAGGACCTGGGCATCGAATGTTTCGAAACGCCGACCGGGTGGAAATTCTTCGGTAATCTGCTCGACGCCGGACGGGCGACGATCTGCGGTGAGGAGAGCTTCGGAACGGGCTCCAATCATGTGCGCGAAAAAGACGGGCTCTGGGCCGTCCTGTTGTGGCTGAACATCCTGGCTGCCAGAAAGTGCTCGGTTGCCGACCTGGTTCAGGATCACTGGAACAAATACGGCCGGAACTATTATTCCCGGCATGATTTCGAGGCGCTGCCGAACGCGGACGCGAGCGCTTTGATGGATCGTGTGACCAGCCAATTGACTTCGCTTACCGGACAGTCCGTTGCAGGTCTGACCGTCGAGGCTGCCGACAGCTTCGCCTATGAAGACCCGATCGACGGATCGAAAAGCAGCAACCAGGGACTGCGCATCCGCTTCACCAACGGCGCACGCGCCGTCTTCAGGCTGTCGGGAACAGGAACCGAAGGGGCAACCCTGCGGCTCTATGTCGAACAGCTGGAGACCGATCCGGGCAAGCTCGGCCAGGACGTCCAGACGGCGCTCGCGCCGGTGATTGCGGCAGCGCACGAAATTGCAGGTATTGGTCAACTGAACCGGTCCGGTCCGGACGTCATCACCTGA
- a CDS encoding ANTAR domain-containing protein: MSSGISILVIDDNKIRASIIEEGLRDAGHDEVLLVHNMDGLVRQISEINPDVIVIDLENPNRDQLEHMFQVSRAVRRPVAMFVDKADSQSIEAAVDAGVSAYVVDGLKRERVKPILDMAVSRFNAFSKLSKELEDARTELADRKTIDRAKGILMKSKGLSEQAAYDLLRRTAMNQSRKIIDVAQSLVIASGLLGD, encoded by the coding sequence ATGAGTAGCGGAATTTCGATCCTCGTCATCGATGATAACAAGATCCGGGCGTCCATCATCGAAGAGGGGCTGCGCGATGCCGGGCATGATGAGGTTCTTCTCGTTCACAACATGGACGGGCTCGTCCGCCAGATCTCGGAAATCAATCCGGACGTGATCGTGATTGATCTGGAAAACCCCAATCGCGATCAGCTGGAACACATGTTCCAGGTCTCGCGCGCGGTCAGAAGACCGGTCGCCATGTTCGTTGACAAGGCCGACAGCCAGTCGATCGAGGCGGCCGTGGACGCCGGTGTCTCCGCTTATGTTGTCGACGGTCTCAAACGCGAACGCGTCAAACCTATCCTGGATATGGCCGTAAGCCGCTTCAACGCGTTTTCCAAACTCTCCAAGGAGCTTGAAGACGCGCGCACGGAACTGGCCGACCGGAAAACAATCGACCGCGCGAAGGGTATCTTGATGAAATCAAAGGGGCTGTCGGAACAGGCGGCTTACGATCTCCTGAGGCGGACCGCGATGAACCAGAGCCGGAAGATCATCGACGTGGCGCAAAGCCTCGTCATCGCCAGCGGCCTGCTGGGAGATTGA
- a CDS encoding CmpA/NrtA family ABC transporter substrate-binding protein — MGQLTPVFAGFIPLLDSAVLVAAREIGFAEEEGIALKLVRESSWANIRDRVAVGHFDVAHMLAPMPIAASLNLTSLAVPMLAPMILGLGGNAITVSTALWREMADLGSDRNGDPASTGIALANAVSRRGDRAGSPLRFGVVHPFSGHAYELRYWLAAAEIDPDKDVEITVLPPQLMADALAAGQLDGYCVGEPWNTAAVAAGTGRIVTYKQAIWPDSPEKVLGVTRKWAQSSPETLAALMRAMSRAADWCSDPANVEHLTDLLAGPDYLSCSPDLCRPALSGNVRFGATTSVARPDFLKFSGGPAAAPSPLHGKWFYDQMVRWGQAEFSAAGKADVLNIFSPALYRDALQLDALPAEKTIRLFDSAPA, encoded by the coding sequence GTGGGGCAGTTGACACCCGTATTCGCAGGCTTCATTCCACTCCTGGACAGCGCGGTTCTTGTCGCTGCAAGGGAGATAGGGTTCGCGGAAGAAGAAGGGATCGCGCTCAAACTGGTGCGCGAATCCTCCTGGGCCAATATTCGCGACCGGGTCGCGGTCGGTCACTTCGACGTTGCGCACATGCTTGCACCCATGCCGATTGCCGCAAGTTTGAACCTGACAAGCCTCGCCGTTCCCATGCTGGCCCCGATGATCCTGGGGCTCGGCGGCAATGCCATCACCGTATCAACGGCGCTTTGGCGGGAAATGGCGGATCTCGGATCGGACCGGAACGGTGATCCGGCCTCGACCGGGATTGCCCTGGCGAATGCGGTTTCCCGGCGCGGCGATCGTGCCGGATCGCCTTTGCGGTTTGGCGTGGTGCATCCGTTTTCCGGTCACGCTTACGAATTGCGCTACTGGCTCGCCGCTGCAGAGATCGATCCGGATAAGGATGTCGAGATCACGGTTCTGCCGCCGCAACTCATGGCAGATGCGCTCGCTGCCGGGCAACTGGACGGTTACTGTGTCGGGGAGCCCTGGAACACGGCTGCCGTCGCCGCCGGGACCGGCCGCATCGTCACCTACAAGCAGGCGATCTGGCCGGACAGCCCCGAGAAGGTCCTGGGCGTGACGCGCAAGTGGGCGCAATCGAGCCCCGAAACGCTGGCGGCCCTGATGCGCGCCATGTCACGTGCGGCAGACTGGTGCTCAGATCCTGCGAACGTGGAGCATCTGACAGATTTGCTTGCAGGACCGGATTACCTGTCCTGCTCGCCAGATCTCTGCCGGCCGGCGCTCAGCGGCAATGTGCGTTTCGGTGCGACTACTTCGGTTGCGCGTCCCGATTTCCTGAAGTTTTCCGGAGGGCCGGCTGCTGCCCCGTCCCCCCTCCACGGAAAATGGTTCTACGACCAGATGGTCAGGTGGGGGCAGGCGGAATTTTCCGCTGCCGGCAAGGCCGATGTCCTGAACATCTTTTCACCCGCGCTTTACCGGGACGCCCTGCAGTTGGACGCGTTGCCGGCGGAAAAAACGATCCGGCTTTTTGACAGTGCGCCGGCATGA
- the glgX gene encoding glycogen debranching protein GlgX, with protein sequence MSTQMLPGSPNRLGARFDGEGTNFALFSANAQKVELCLFSTDGTSETARIALPERSGPVWHGFLPGVQPGTLYGYRVHGPYAPEHGHRFNPNKLLLDPYARELRGAFRQHEALLGFDPSDPAGDLSFSTLDSAAYVPKAVVSTPEPLVPDVERPHWRPDEMLIYEAHVKGLTKQFADVPEDLRGTYEGLASDAVLEHLQKLGVTSIELLPVHAFVDDAFLAKKGLRNYWGYNTIGFFVPEPRYHGPAGRAGFRAMVQRFHAADIEVILDVVYNHTAEGDHRGPTFSFRGIDNASYYRLIQGQSRYYVNDTGTGNTVNASHPFVLRMILDSLRYWVEVMGVDGFRFDLATTLGREAHGFDPNGGFFDALRQDPVLADVHLIAEPWDIGPGGYQLGQFPPEFGEWNDRFRDTSRRYWRGDDHSTQEVAGCVLGSASQFDRDSRRASSSVNLITAHDGFTLADVTRYSRRHNLANGEDGRDGHNANFSDNFGVEGDSDDPLIVARRSRRQRNLLATLFLSQGTPMLLAGDEIGNSQNGNNNAYCQDNPIGWIDWEHRDDALADFVAGLSALRKSHSSLRQSRFLHGATRALDGLPDVEWLDFNCRPLDWRDPGLSSFALILRGSGECPQDSQVHDTLLLLFNRDNDDLEARTPDCPEGFFWRLELDTSAEDAFPKIDAAGAAVPVRGQSVVVLALIASGGGT encoded by the coding sequence ATGAGCACACAGATGCTGCCGGGTTCGCCAAACCGGCTAGGCGCCCGTTTCGACGGGGAAGGTACCAATTTTGCGCTTTTTTCGGCCAACGCGCAGAAGGTGGAGCTTTGTCTCTTTTCTACCGATGGCACTAGCGAAACCGCGCGGATCGCCTTGCCGGAGCGCAGTGGTCCCGTCTGGCACGGCTTTCTGCCGGGTGTTCAGCCCGGGACGCTCTACGGATACCGGGTGCACGGACCCTATGCTCCCGAGCACGGACACCGGTTCAATCCGAACAAGCTGCTTCTGGACCCTTATGCGCGGGAGTTGCGGGGCGCGTTCAGGCAGCACGAAGCCTTGCTCGGCTTCGATCCCTCCGACCCTGCGGGCGATCTCTCCTTCAGTACGCTCGACAGCGCCGCCTATGTCCCGAAAGCGGTGGTGAGCACGCCTGAACCCCTTGTTCCCGATGTGGAGCGGCCGCACTGGCGGCCGGACGAGATGCTGATCTACGAGGCCCATGTGAAAGGGCTGACGAAACAGTTCGCGGATGTCCCGGAAGATCTCCGCGGGACCTACGAGGGTCTGGCCTCGGATGCGGTGCTTGAACACCTGCAGAAACTCGGCGTCACCTCCATCGAGCTTCTTCCCGTTCATGCATTTGTCGACGACGCCTTCCTGGCAAAGAAGGGGCTCAGGAACTACTGGGGCTACAACACGATCGGGTTTTTCGTGCCCGAACCGCGATACCACGGACCGGCAGGGCGGGCCGGGTTCCGGGCGATGGTTCAACGGTTCCACGCAGCGGACATCGAGGTGATCCTGGATGTGGTCTACAACCACACCGCTGAAGGGGATCACCGGGGGCCGACGTTCAGTTTTCGCGGCATCGACAATGCGTCCTACTACCGTCTGATACAGGGTCAGTCCCGCTATTATGTAAATGACACGGGGACCGGCAACACCGTCAATGCCTCACATCCCTTCGTGCTGCGCATGATCCTCGACAGCCTGCGCTACTGGGTCGAGGTCATGGGTGTCGACGGTTTCCGCTTCGATCTGGCAACGACACTCGGCCGCGAGGCGCACGGCTTCGATCCGAACGGCGGGTTTTTTGACGCCCTGAGACAGGACCCGGTCCTTGCCGATGTGCATCTCATCGCAGAGCCCTGGGATATCGGACCGGGGGGATACCAGCTCGGGCAGTTTCCACCTGAATTCGGCGAGTGGAACGACCGCTTCCGGGATACCAGCCGGCGTTACTGGCGCGGTGACGATCACAGCACCCAGGAGGTGGCGGGCTGCGTTCTGGGGTCTGCAAGCCAGTTCGACCGTGACAGCCGCCGGGCGTCGTCATCGGTCAACCTGATCACCGCGCATGACGGTTTCACGCTGGCCGACGTGACCCGCTATTCGCGGCGTCACAATCTTGCGAACGGCGAGGACGGCAGGGACGGCCACAACGCAAATTTCAGCGACAATTTCGGTGTCGAGGGCGACAGCGACGATCCGCTGATTGTTGCCCGCAGATCGCGCCGCCAACGCAATCTGCTGGCAACGCTGTTTCTGTCGCAGGGCACACCGATGCTGCTTGCGGGCGATGAAATCGGCAACAGCCAGAACGGCAACAACAATGCCTATTGCCAGGATAATCCGATCGGCTGGATCGACTGGGAACACCGGGACGACGCGCTTGCAGACTTCGTCGCGGGGCTTTCAGCGCTGCGCAAGAGCCACTCCAGCCTGAGACAATCCCGGTTCCTGCACGGTGCGACACGAGCGCTTGACGGATTGCCCGATGTCGAATGGCTCGACTTCAATTGCAGGCCGCTCGACTGGCGGGACCCGGGGCTGTCGTCCTTCGCCCTGATCCTCAGGGGGTCGGGTGAATGTCCGCAGGACAGCCAGGTCCACGATACGTTGCTGCTCTTGTTCAACCGGGACAATGACGACCTTGAGGCCCGAACGCCGGATTGTCCCGAGGGCTTCTTCTGGCGGCTCGAACTGGACACCTCGGCCGAAGACGCCTTTCCGAAAATCGATGCAGCCGGAGCAGCGGTACCTGTCCGGGGACAATCGGTCGTCGTTCTGGCCCTGATCGCTTCGGGCGGCGGCACATGA
- the malQ gene encoding 4-alpha-glucanotransferase translates to MSGTALHELAALCGVLPVFHDLDGNEHRTSDDTRRAMLRAMRISAETGGEAERALERLRSERDAQIVSPEFVVTAGHGAAIPVRQSCDWSLSHEDGRKIAEGFAEHNADLPPLDVGVYFLTVAAGERTQVALVPAAPERTPSLASRIGTERVWGVTTALYGLKSERNLGMGDYADLAVLAGTLGQKGASFLGINPIHDWGWSTTDIASPYSPSHRGFLNTLHIAADGIPGLAENQRAAELVGRVRDAADRDVRAIDYQQYRTRLQPLLRDLFELFARDADEGARARFQDFVQAGGDDLQLFAVYETLAVTYGENWQLWPDAVRDPKMAPQTSVDPKEMDFHKWLQWVATAQLEQISSAHSMPLGLYLDLAVGARRDGAEAWMGQDSLAAGVSLGAPPDHLSPEGQNWQLAAFAPSLSAKTHYHNLRSVLRQTMRSAGVIRIDHVLGLNRSFWIPDDGSPGAYVQQPFETLLALVGIEAHHADCVVVGEDLGLVPDGFRDALSARGLYGYSVLQYEKESDGSFRDPAHLRPHSLACFATHDTPTLYGYCAGRDIDWWQRLDWIDADGAGQLRDDRRSSVAALVPAGSEPGPAIHARLAYAPVAMTSVQLDDILGEEEAQNLPGTIDEHSNWRRIYDAPLETLGSLPALNETAGIMQAAGRANTYPDGDD, encoded by the coding sequence ATGAGCGGGACAGCCTTACACGAACTGGCAGCGCTCTGCGGGGTGCTCCCGGTCTTTCATGATCTGGACGGAAACGAGCACCGGACCAGTGACGATACCCGGCGCGCGATGCTCCGGGCGATGCGTATCAGCGCTGAAACCGGCGGCGAGGCGGAACGCGCTCTGGAACGCCTCCGGTCGGAGCGGGACGCTCAAATCGTCTCGCCCGAATTCGTGGTGACGGCCGGACACGGCGCGGCGATCCCGGTCCGGCAGTCCTGCGACTGGTCGCTGAGCCATGAAGACGGCCGGAAGATCGCGGAGGGTTTTGCCGAGCACAATGCGGATCTGCCGCCGCTGGACGTGGGTGTCTATTTCCTGACCGTCGCCGCCGGTGAGCGCACGCAGGTTGCGCTCGTTCCTGCCGCACCCGAACGCACGCCATCGCTCGCATCCCGCATCGGAACGGAGCGCGTCTGGGGTGTCACCACCGCCCTTTACGGTTTGAAGTCCGAACGCAATCTCGGGATGGGCGACTATGCCGATCTTGCGGTTCTTGCCGGGACGCTCGGGCAAAAAGGGGCCAGTTTTCTCGGCATCAATCCGATCCATGACTGGGGCTGGTCGACAACCGACATCGCCAGCCCCTATTCACCGTCGCACCGTGGTTTTCTGAATACGCTGCATATCGCCGCTGACGGCATTCCAGGTCTTGCAGAAAACCAACGGGCGGCGGAGCTTGTGGGCCGGGTCCGCGACGCGGCAGATCGGGACGTGCGCGCAATCGACTATCAGCAGTACCGTACGCGGCTGCAGCCCCTGCTCAGGGATCTTTTCGAACTGTTTGCGCGAGATGCGGACGAAGGAGCCCGGGCGAGGTTCCAGGATTTCGTTCAGGCGGGCGGGGATGACCTGCAGCTCTTCGCCGTTTATGAAACCCTCGCCGTCACGTATGGCGAGAACTGGCAGCTCTGGCCCGATGCGGTCCGGGACCCGAAAATGGCTCCGCAAACCAGCGTCGATCCGAAGGAGATGGATTTTCACAAGTGGCTGCAGTGGGTCGCGACTGCGCAGCTGGAGCAGATTTCAAGCGCGCATTCCATGCCGCTCGGGCTGTACCTGGATCTTGCCGTGGGTGCCCGCCGCGACGGGGCCGAAGCCTGGATGGGCCAGGACAGCCTTGCGGCAGGCGTCTCTCTGGGTGCACCGCCGGACCATCTCAGTCCGGAAGGCCAGAACTGGCAGCTGGCCGCCTTCGCGCCGTCGCTGAGTGCAAAAACGCACTATCACAATCTGCGCAGCGTGCTTCGGCAGACCATGCGCTCCGCCGGGGTCATCCGCATCGATCACGTGCTTGGCCTGAACCGAAGTTTCTGGATCCCGGACGACGGCAGTCCCGGGGCCTATGTTCAGCAGCCGTTCGAGACACTGCTTGCGCTCGTCGGGATAGAGGCGCATCACGCCGATTGTGTCGTGGTCGGTGAGGATCTCGGGCTGGTTCCGGACGGGTTCCGCGACGCGCTCAGTGCGCGTGGCCTCTACGGCTATTCCGTTCTGCAATACGAAAAGGAATCCGACGGGTCCTTCCGCGATCCGGCACATTTGCGCCCTCACAGTCTGGCGTGTTTCGCAACGCATGATACGCCGACGCTCTACGGTTATTGTGCGGGACGGGACATCGACTGGTGGCAAAGGCTCGACTGGATCGATGCAGATGGAGCCGGACAGCTGCGTGACGACCGCCGATCTTCGGTCGCGGCTCTCGTTCCGGCCGGGAGCGAGCCCGGACCGGCCATTCACGCCCGGCTGGCGTACGCGCCCGTTGCCATGACGTCGGTGCAGCTTGACGACATACTCGGTGAAGAAGAGGCGCAGAATTTGCCGGGGACGATCGACGAACATTCAAACTGGCGCCGCATCTATGATGCACCGCTGGAAACCCTTGGCAGCCTTCCAGCCCTCAACGAAACGGCTGGGATCATGCAGGCTGCAGGACGCGCAAATACCTATCCGGACGGAGACGACTGA